The DNA segment GGCCGTGCGTCGCGGGGTTCAGCCACCACCGGGCACGTAGGTGGCCAGGACGGCGCCGGTGCCGGTCGTCCGGCTCTCGACGAGCCGGAGCGGCCGAGGCGTGGCCGCGTCCCCGAACAGCCGCTTGCCGCTGCCCAGCACGAGCGGGTCGATCATCACCCGGAGCTCGTCCACCAGGCCCAGGACCAGGAGCGACCAGAAGAGACCGGGGCTGCCGATCAGGTGGAGGTCCCCGCCGTCCTCGGCGGTCAACGCGCGCACGGCCGCACCGGTGTCGTTCCCCAGCAGCCGGGCGTTCTCCCAGCCGAGCGGCTCGGCGAGCGTGCGCGACGCGACGTGCTTCGGTCGCGTGTTCAGCGGTTCGGCGAGCACCTGCTGGTCCGCCGGCGCGCCCGGCCAGTGGGCGGCGAACACCTCGTAGGTCCCCCGCCCGAGCAGGTAGCCGCCGGCGCTGCGCACGTTCTCCACCACCCAGGCCAGGGACTCCTCGTCGAGGTAGCGGGCGTGCCAGCCACCGTGGCGGAAACCGCCGGAGGTGTCCTCCTCCGGGTAGCTGGGGGACTGCACCACGCCGTCCAGGGACATCCACTCGTCCGCGATCACCTTGCGCATCTCCGGCTCCTCCCGGTCGTCGTCCTGTGCTCCCGGGACGGAGCCGCACCGGGTTCCTCGACACGACCCGGTTCAACCGGCGACGGCGAACAGCGGCCAGCTGCCGGGCACGCCGCGCAGGCTGCGGACCCCGCGGTCGCGGAACCCCAGCCCCGAGCCGACGACGAGGTCCTTCACCGTGCCGGAGACCAGCACCTCCCCCGGCACCGCCTCGGCCATCACCCGGGCACCGATGTGCACGGCCAGACCGCTGACCCCGCCACCGTCGGCCCGCTCCACCTCTCCGGCGTGCACCCCGGCGCGGATCGCCAGCCCGGCCGTCGCGGCGGCCCCGCGGACGGCGACGGCGCACCGGATGGCCCGGGCGGGTCCCTCGAACGTCGCGAACAGCCCGTCGCCGGCGACGTCGACCTCGTGGCCGCCGTAGCGCGCCAGCTCGTCGCGCGCCAGGGCGAGGAACTGGTCGCGGATGGACGCCCACGCGGCGTCCCCGACGCGCGCGGCCAGCTCCGTGGAACCGACCAGGTCGACGAACAGCACGGTCGCCAGCACGGTCGTGCCGAGGCTCGTCGCCGGCCGGGCGCCGGTGAGGAACTCCTCGGTCTCGGCCAGCAGGGTCTCGGTGTCCCCGAGGAAGAACAGGTGGTCCTCGCCCTGGAGCTCGACCAGCCGCGCGCCGGGGATGTGCTCGGCCAGGTACTGCCCGATGCCGAAGGGGATCATCCGGTCGCCGCGGCGGTGCATGACCAGCGTCGGCACGCGGATCGCCGGGAGCACGTCGCGCAGGTCGATGTGCGGGTAGAGCTCGAACATGCGGCGGGCCATGCCGGGGCTGGCGCCCAGCCGCTGGAGCGTCCCCCACCAGGCGCGCAGCGCGGTGTCGCCGCGGCGGGTCGGGCCCCACGCGCCGAGTCCGGCTCCCTCGCCCCAGCGGTCGACCAGCCCGGACAGCATCGCCGTCATGACCGGCTCCTCCACCCCGCAGGGGAAGTCCGCCGAACGGGTGACCCGCGGGTACGCGCCGTAGAGCACGAGCGCCCGGGTGCGCTCCGGGTGCTGGGCGGCGAAGAGCATCGCCATCGCCCCGCCCTCGGAGACCCCGAAGACGGCCGCGCGATCCGAGCCGGCCGCGTCCATGACCGCGGCGAGGTCCTCGACCCGCTCCTCCAGGCTCGCCGGACCGGGCACCGGGTCGGACAGCCCTGTGCCCCGCTTGTCGAAGAGGATGAGCCGGCTGAAGCCGGCGAGGCGCTCCAGGAACCGGCGCAGCGAGGGCTCCTGCCAGCTCCAGTCCAGGTGCGAGATGAAGCCGGGTGCGATCACCAGGTCGTCGGGGCCGTCCCCGACCACCTGGTAGGCGATGGCCAGGTCCCCGGTCCGGGCGTACCGCGTTCTCGGCGCCATCAGCGAGTCTTGCACGCGGGCCGCCGGCCGGGACGCCACCGCGTGCCCGCTGCACGGTGCTCGCGACCGGGGCACCCGTCGCAGGAGCCGCCTCCTCCGGCCGCTCACCCAGGCAGGGTGAGCCACTCCCCCGCGTGGTCGGGCAGCGTCGCCCTCTCCGGCCGGACGGCCGCCCGTCCCGTCACGTCCCAGGCGGACGCAGCCACGACCGAGCAGCGGAGGTGGGGTCATGGGAGCCGTCATCGGCGACCTGCTGCCCCTGGCGGTCGGGGTGGCGATCTCCCCGATCCCGATCATCGCGGTCATCCTGATGCTGCTCGCCCCGAGGGCAGGGGGCACGAGCGCCGGGTTCCTGGTCGGCTGGCTGGTGGGGATCGCAGGTGCGACGACCCTGTTCCTGCTGCTGGCCGGGTTCCTGGACCTGGACAGCAGCGCGGCGCCGTCCGCCACCGCATCGTGGATCAAGCTCGGCCTGGGTGCGCTGCTCCTCCTGCTGGCCGCCGGCCAGTGGCGCTCCCGGCCGCAGCCCGGTGAGCAACCGACGCTGCCCAAGTGGATGACCGCGATCGACCGGTTCACCGCCGGCCGGGCCGCCGGCCTGGGGGTGCTGCTCGCGGCGGTGAACCCGAAGAACCTGCTGATGTGCGTGGCCGCGGGGACGACGATCGCCGGCGGCAGCCTCCCCGCCGGGCAGACCGTCGGCTCGGTCGTCGTCTTCACCGTGCTGGCGGCCAGCACGGTCGCGGTCCCGGTGGTCGGCTACGCCATCGGCCGCAAGCGCATGGCCGGACCGCTGGAGTCGCTGCACACCTGGCTGACCGCGCACAACGGGGCGGTCATGGCCACCCTGCTGCTGGTCATCGGCGTCGTCCTGATCGGCAAGGGGCTGGGCGGGCTGCTGTGAGCAGGCGTCCGGGCAGCCCATTGCTGCTCGGATCGCTGCGCGGCTACCGGATCGGCTGGTTGCGGGCCGACCTGGTGGCCGGGGTGACGGTCTGGGCGGTCCTGGTGCCCGAGTCGCTGGCCTACGCGACCATCGCCGGGGTCCCGCCGGTGGTCGGGCTGTACGCCGCGGTACCGGCGCTGCTGCTGTACGCCCTGCTCGGGTCCTCCCGGCACCTGGTCGTGGCGTCGATGTCGGCCACGGCGGCGCTGTCGGCGGGGATCGTCGGTGACCTGGCCGAGGGAGGCAGCGACCGCTACGTCGCGCTGACCACCGCGCTGGCGGTCGTCGTCGGTCTCGTCGGCATCGCTGCGGGGCTGGCCCGGATGGGCTTCCTCGCGTCGTTCATCTCCGAGCCCGTCCTGAAGGGCTTCATCGTCGGGCTCGCGCTGACGATCATCGTGGGGCAGCTGCCTGCGCTCTTCGGCGTCCCGAAGGGCGACGGCGACGCCTTCCGGCAGCTCGGCTCGCTGATCGGCCGGCTCGACGACACCGTCGTCCCGACGCTGGTCGTGGGTGCGGCCAGCCTGCTGCTGGTCCTGCTGCTGCGCCGGTGGCTCCCGCTGGTCCCGGGGGCGCTGGTGGCGGTGCTGCTGGGCATCGTCGCGGTGGCCCTGCTCGACCTGGAGGACGACGGCGTGGCGATCGTCGGCCCGATCGCCGCGGGTCTCCCCCGGCTCGGCCTCCCGCACGCCGATGCGGGCGACCACCTCACCCTGGTCGGCGCCTCGGTGGGCGTGCTGCTCATCGGCTACGCCGAGGGCCTGGGCGCGGCCAAGACGTACGCGGCGCGGGCCGGCTACGACGTCGACCCGAACCGCGAGCTCCTCGGCCTCGGTGCGGCCAACCTCGGCTCCGGGCTGGCCTCGGGGATGGTGGTCAACGGCAGCCTGTCCAAGACCGCGGTCAACGGCGGGGCCGGTGCGAGGAGCCAGCTCTCGGGCCTGACGGTCGCCGCGCTGACCGTGGTCACGCTGCTCTTCCTGACCGGGTTGTTCGAGCAGCTGCCCGAGGCCACGCTCGCCGCCGTCGTGATCGCCGCGGTCGTCGAGCTGGTCGACGTGCCGGCGCTGCGTCGGCTCTACCGGGTCTGGACGCCGCAGCTGGGCGGCATCTACGGCTGGGCGGCACGCGCGGACTTCCTCGCCGCGCTCGCCGCGCTGCTCGGCGTCCTCGTCTTCGACACCCTGCCCGGGCTGTTCATCGGCATCGCGGTCTCCCTCGTCCTGCTGCTCCACCGGGCGTCCCGGCCGCACATCGCCCGGCTGGCACGCGGCACCGACCCCGGCGCCTGGCTCGACACCGACCGCCATCCCGACCTCACCCCCGACCCCTCCGTCCTGGTCGTCCGGGTCGAGTCCGGGCTGTTCTTCGCCAACGCCGACCACGTCCGCGCCACCGTCCGGGGGCTGTGCACGCCGTCGACGCGTGCCGTCGTGCTGGACGCCCAGACCGCCTCGTTCATCGACGTGACCGCCACGGACGTGCTCACCCAGCTCGCCCAGGACCTCGCCCGCCGGCACGTCACCCTGGCGATCGCGCACCCGATCGGCCAGACCCGCGACGTCCTCCGCCGGGCGGCGGCGAGCACCGGCGTCACGCTCGACAGCCACCCCGACGTCGACGCGGCGGTCGCGGCGCTCCGGGGTCAGCCGGACGACGCGGCGGGTGACCACGCTCCGCCGGCGGGCTCACCCAGGGTGGGTGAGGCCGCTCGGCGGGCGGAGCAGTGACGCTCGTGGTCGGCCACCATCCAGGAGGAGACGCCATGTCGCCAGCAGACCCGGGACCAGCGGCACGCGCCGCTGTCCACCGGCGGGCGGTCGAGGCGGTGCGGTGGGGGATGCCGGCCGTCAACTACCAGATGATGTACGAGGCGTCCGCGCGGGCCGGCGGGCCCGGGGACAACCAGATCGTCTTCTGGCCGGGCCTGCTGGACTGGCACAACCAGACCCTCACGCCCAACCCCGACGTCATCTACGTGATGCCGTTCTTCACCACCCGGGAGGTCGGTCCGGTCGTGCTGGAGGTGCCGCCGGCCGGTGCCGAGGGCTCTCTCAACGGCAGCATCATGGACTACTGGCAGGTCGCCCTCGAGGACGTCGGGCCGGCCGGCGTCGACGGGGGCCGCGGCGGACGGTGTCTGATACTCCCGCCCGGCTTCGACGGCGAGGTGCCCGCGGGGTACATGCCGCTCCGCTCGGACACCTACCAGGGCTACGGGCTGATCCGCTCGGTCCTGAGGAGCGGCAGCGCGGCGGACATCGACCAGGCCGTCGCCTA comes from the Modestobacter italicus genome and includes:
- a CDS encoding adenylate/guanylate cyclase domain-containing protein encodes the protein MAPRTRYARTGDLAIAYQVVGDGPDDLVIAPGFISHLDWSWQEPSLRRFLERLAGFSRLILFDKRGTGLSDPVPGPASLEERVEDLAAVMDAAGSDRAAVFGVSEGGAMAMLFAAQHPERTRALVLYGAYPRVTRSADFPCGVEEPVMTAMLSGLVDRWGEGAGLGAWGPTRRGDTALRAWWGTLQRLGASPGMARRMFELYPHIDLRDVLPAIRVPTLVMHRRGDRMIPFGIGQYLAEHIPGARLVELQGEDHLFFLGDTETLLAETEEFLTGARPATSLGTTVLATVLFVDLVGSTELAARVGDAAWASIRDQFLALARDELARYGGHEVDVAGDGLFATFEGPARAIRCAVAVRGAAATAGLAIRAGVHAGEVERADGGGVSGLAVHIGARVMAEAVPGEVLVSGTVKDLVVGSGLGFRDRGVRSLRGVPGSWPLFAVAG
- a CDS encoding dihydrofolate reductase family protein, which gives rise to MRKVIADEWMSLDGVVQSPSYPEEDTSGGFRHGGWHARYLDEESLAWVVENVRSAGGYLLGRGTYEVFAAHWPGAPADQQVLAEPLNTRPKHVASRTLAEPLGWENARLLGNDTGAAVRALTAEDGGDLHLIGSPGLFWSLLVLGLVDELRVMIDPLVLGSGKRLFGDAATPRPLRLVESRTTGTGAVLATYVPGGG
- a CDS encoding SulP family inorganic anion transporter; this encodes MSRRPGSPLLLGSLRGYRIGWLRADLVAGVTVWAVLVPESLAYATIAGVPPVVGLYAAVPALLLYALLGSSRHLVVASMSATAALSAGIVGDLAEGGSDRYVALTTALAVVVGLVGIAAGLARMGFLASFISEPVLKGFIVGLALTIIVGQLPALFGVPKGDGDAFRQLGSLIGRLDDTVVPTLVVGAASLLLVLLLRRWLPLVPGALVAVLLGIVAVALLDLEDDGVAIVGPIAAGLPRLGLPHADAGDHLTLVGASVGVLLIGYAEGLGAAKTYAARAGYDVDPNRELLGLGAANLGSGLASGMVVNGSLSKTAVNGGAGARSQLSGLTVAALTVVTLLFLTGLFEQLPEATLAAVVIAAVVELVDVPALRRLYRVWTPQLGGIYGWAARADFLAALAALLGVLVFDTLPGLFIGIAVSLVLLLHRASRPHIARLARGTDPGAWLDTDRHPDLTPDPSVLVVRVESGLFFANADHVRATVRGLCTPSTRAVVLDAQTASFIDVTATDVLTQLAQDLARRHVTLAIAHPIGQTRDVLRRAAASTGVTLDSHPDVDAAVAALRGQPDDAAGDHAPPAGSPRVGEAARRAEQ
- a CDS encoding GAP family protein; its protein translation is MGAVIGDLLPLAVGVAISPIPIIAVILMLLAPRAGGTSAGFLVGWLVGIAGATTLFLLLAGFLDLDSSAAPSATASWIKLGLGALLLLLAAGQWRSRPQPGEQPTLPKWMTAIDRFTAGRAAGLGVLLAAVNPKNLLMCVAAGTTIAGGSLPAGQTVGSVVVFTVLAASTVAVPVVGYAIGRKRMAGPLESLHTWLTAHNGAVMATLLLVIGVVLIGKGLGGLL